The following coding sequences lie in one Paramormyrops kingsleyae isolate MSU_618 chromosome 15, PKINGS_0.4, whole genome shotgun sequence genomic window:
- the arfgef1 gene encoding brefeldin A-inhibited guanine nucleotide-exchange protein 1 isoform X2, translated as MYEGKKTKNMFLTRALEKILADKEVKKAHHSQLRKACEVALEEIKEETEKLSPPPGDSKAGSSTLPPVKSKANFIEADKYFLPFELACQSKCPRIVSTSLDCLQKLIAYGHLTGSTPDSTAPGKKLIDRIIETICGCFQGPQTDEGVQLQIIKALLTAVTSQQIEIHEGTVLQAVRTCYNIYLASKNLINQTTAKATLTQMLNVIFARMENQALQEAKHLEKERHRQQHLQQSPIGHKEQPGLGPADKADEVPAHEDAENGAEFCGEENEQTEADQATAAAESLSKRDADGVDEDEAASYEEKAQEIVQSILQEVVSTVTADSRENADGTESVEGTPNSLEEETGLGSDGDIVHANGIPGTPISASFTPSLADDRLSVSSTDTQESGAASGPSPGAKFSHILQKDAFLVFRSLCKLSMKPLSDGPPDPKSHELRSKVLSLQLLLSILQNAGPIFKTNEMFINAIKQYLCVALSKNGVSSVPEVFELSLSIFLTLLSNFKTHLKMQIEVFFKEIFLYILETSTSSFDHKWMVIQTLTRICADAQSVVDIYVNYDCDLNAANIFERLVNDLSKIAQGRAGHELGMTPVQELSLRKKGLECLVSILKCMVEWSKDQYVNPNSQTSLGQERPSEQDSTETKPSETMHRYGSINSLDSTASSGIGSYSTQMSGTDNPEQFEVLKQQKEIIEQGIDLFNKKPKRGIQYLQEQGMLGSTSEDIAQFLHQEERLDSTQVGEFLGDNDRFNKEVMYAYVDQMDFQGKDFVSALRMFLEGFRLPGEAQKIDRLMEKFAARYLECNQGQTLFASADTAYVLAYSIIMLTTDLHSPQVKNKMTKEQYIKMNRGINDSKDLPEEYLSAIYDEIAGKKISMKETKELTIKSNKQSVASEKQRRLLYNLEMEQMAKTAKALMEAVSHVQAPFTCATHLEHVRPMFKLAWTPFLAAFSVGLQDCDDNEVASLCLEGIRCAIRIACIFAIQLERDAYVQALARFTLLTASSGITEMKQKNIDTIKTLITVAQTDGNYLGNSWHEILKCISQLELAQLIGTGVKARYISGTVRGKEGIVTGTKEQTSDEYLGLVSGTVDRKQIASIQESIGETSSQSVVVAVDRIFTGSTRLDGNAVVDFVRWLCAVSMDELASPTHPRMFSLQKIVEISYYNMGRIRLQWSRIWEVIGDHFNKVGCSTNEDVAIFAVDSLRQLSMKFLEKGELANFRFQKDFLRPFEHIMKKNRSPTIRDMVVRCIAQMVNSQAGNIRSGWKNIFSVFHLAASDQDESIVELAFQTTGHIVTNVFEKHFPATIDSFQDAVKCLSEFACNASFPDTSMEAIRLIRHCAKYVSERPQAFKDYTSDDMNVAPEDRVWVRGWFPILFELSCIINRCKLDVRTRGLTVMFEVMKTYGHTFEKHWWQDLFRIVFRIFDNMKLPEQQTEKAEWMTTTCNHALYAICDVFTQYFESLNDVLLDDILSQLYWCVQQDNEQLARSGTNCLENVVILNGEKFSPETWDKTCNCMLDIFKTTIPSTLLTWRPAGGDGEAVLQLEGNEKQLDSISQKSLDIQARAEDQQSIGSMEKMSLDTRRQSQFSVGSGPYEDGPRARTPTKFQEQKLFSSLLIKCVVQLELIQTIDNIIFFPATSKKEDAENFAAAQRDSLDTDVHVDTQDQGVYRYLTSDQLFKLLDCLLESHRFAKAFNSSHEQRTALWKAGFKGKSKPNLLKQETSSLACSLRILFRMYTDESRRPAWEEVQRRLLNVCSEAIGYFLSLTSESHREAWTNLLLLFLTKVLKISDDRFRAHASRYYPLLCEIMQFDLIPELRAALRKFYLRIGIVFNISQPSTQEPAVGSL; from the exons ATGTATGAAGGGAAAAAgaccaaaaacatgtttttaactCGAGCTCTGGAGAAGATCTTGGCCGACAAGGAGGTGAAGAAGGCGCATCACTCCCAGCTGCGCAAAGCCTGCGAGGTGGCACTGG aggAAATCAAAGAAGAGACAGAGAAGCTAAG CCCGCCCCCAGGGGACAGCAAAGCCGGCTCCAGCACCTTGCCTCCTGTCAAATCCAAGGCCAACTTCATTGAAGCGGATAAGTACTTCCTGCCGTTTGAGTTGGCGTGCCAGTCGAAATGCCCACGCATCGTCAGCACCTCCCTGGACTGTCTACAG AAACTCATCGCCTACGGACACCTGACGGGCAGCACGCCGGACAGCACCGCGCCCGGGAAGAAGCTCATCGACCGCATCATCGAGACCATCTGTGGCTGCTTCCAGGGCCCCCAGACCGACGAGGGCGTCCAGCTGCAGATCATCAAG GCCCTGCTCACCGCCGTGACCTCACAGCAGATCGAGATCCACGAGGGCACGGTTCTGCAGGCGGTGCGGACGTGCTACAACATCTACCTGGCTAGCAAGAACCTCATCAACCAGACAACAGCCAAAGCGACCCTCACGCAGATGCTGAACGTCATCTTCGCCCGCATGGAGAACCAGGCG CTCCAGGAGGCCAAGCACCTGGAGAAGGAGCGCCACCGGCAGCAGCACCTGCAGCAGTCTCCCATCGGCCATAAGGAGCAGCCCGGCCTCGGGCCTGCCGACAAGGCAGACGAGGTCCCCGCTCACGAGGACGCCGAGAATGGGGCTGAGTTTTGTGGCGAGGAGAATGAGCAGACTGAGGCCGACCAAGCCACCGCTGCTGCAGAGA GCCTGTCAAAGCGAGACGCAGATGGCGTAGATGAAGACGAGGCGGCCAGCTATGAGGAGAAAGCCCAGGAGATCGTGCAGAGCATCCTGCAGGAGGTCGTCAGCACCGTCACCGCAG ACTCCAGGGAGAATGCAGACGGCACGGAGAGCGTGGAGGGGACGCCCAACTCCCTGGAGGAGGAGACGGGGCTGGGGAGCGACGGCGATATCGTCCACGCCAACGGCATCCCCGGCACGCCTATCTCAGCCAGCTTCACGCCATCCCTGGCTGACGACAGGCTGTCTGTCTCCTCCACTGACACTCAG GAATCTGGCGCTGCCAGCGGCCCCTCCCCTGGTGCTAAGTTCTCCCACATCCTGCAGAAGGACGCCTTCCTGGTTTTCCGGTCTCTCTGCAAGCTGTCCATGAAACCTCTCTCAGATGGTCCGCCTGATCCAAA GTCTCACGAGCTCCGCTCGAAGGTCCTGTCCCTTCAGCTGCTCCTGTCCATCCTGCAGAATGCAGGCCCCATCTTCAAGACCAATGAGATGTTCATCAACGCCATCAAGCAGTACCTGTGCGTGGCGTTGTCCAAGAACGGCGTCTCTTCCGTCCCGGAGGTCTTTGAGCTCTCGCTCTCCATCTTCCTTACGCTGCTGTCCAACttcaagacccacctgaagaTGCAGATTGAG GTGTTTTTCAAGGAGATTTTTCTCTACATTCTGGAGACCTCTACTAGCTCCTTCGACCACAAGTGGATGGTCATTCAGACCCTGACCAGAATATGTGCTG ACGCCCAGAGCGTGGTCGACATTTATGTGAACTACGACTGTGACTTGAATGCTGCTAACATATTTGAAAGGCTGGTGAACGACCTCTCGAAGATTGCGCAGGGCAGGGCCGGACACGAGCTGGGGATGACCCCCGTCCAG GAGCTCAGTCTGCGGAAGAAGGGCCTGGAGTGCCTGGTGTCCATCCTCAAGTGCATGGTGGAGTGGAGTAAGGACCAGTACGTCAACCCCAACTCCCAGACCAGCCTCG GCCAGGAGAGGCCATCGGAGCAGGACAGCACAGAGACTAAGCCCTCGGAGACCATGCACCGCTACGGGAGCATCAACTCCCTAGACTCGACGGCCTCCTCGGGGATTGGCAGCTACAGCACGCAGATGTCTGGCACGGACAACCCCGAGCAGTTCGAGGTCCTCAAGCAGCAGAAGGAGATCATTGAGCAGGGCATTGACCT GTTCAACAAGAAACCAAAGAGGGGCATTCAGTACCTGCAGgagcagggcatgctgggaagcaCTTCAGAGGACATCGCCCAGTTTCTGCATCAGGAGGAACGGCTGGATTCT ACTCAGGTAGGCGAGTTCCTAGGGGACAACGACCGCTTTAACAAAGAGGTGATGTACGCGTACGTCGACCAAATGGACTTCCAAGGCAAGGATTTCGTCTCGGCCCTGCGCATGTTCCTGGAGGGCTTTCGCCTCCCTGGGGAAGCACAGAAGATCGACCGTCTCATGGAGAAATTTGCTGCTAGATATTTGGAGTGCAACCAGGG GCAAACTCTGTTCGCCAGCGCGGACACGGCCTACGTCCTGGCATACTCCATCATCATGTTGACGACAGATCTTCACAGTCCACAG GTGAAAAATAAGATGACTAAAGAGCAGTACATCAAGATGAACAGGGGCATCAACGACAGCAAGGATTTACCTGAGGAATACCTCTCTGCCATTTACGATGAAATCGCTGGCAAGAAGATTTCCATGAAGGAGACGAAGGAGTTAACTATTAAATCTAATAAGCAGA GCGTGGCTAGTGAAAAGCAGAGGCGGCTCCTCTACAATCTGGAGATGGAGCAGATGGCCAAGACGGCCAAGGCCCTGATGGAGGCTGTGAGCCATGTGCAGGCACCCTTCACCTGCGCCACCCACTTGGAGCATGTCAGGCCAATGTTTAAG CTGGCATGGACGCCGTTCCTGGCTGCATTTAGCGTGGGGCTGCAGGACTGTGACGACAACGAGGTGGCGTCCCTGTGCCTGGAGGGAATCCGCTGTGCTATCCGGATAGCCTGCATCTTTGCCATCCAA CTGGAGCGTGATGCCTATGTCCAGGCCCTGGCACGGTTCACCCTGCTGACAGCCAGCTCGGGCATCACCGAGATGAAGCAGAAGAACATCGACACCATCAAGACCCTTATCACCGTGGCACAGACGGATGGCAACTACTTGGGCAACTCCTGGCATGAG ATCCTCAAGTGCATCAGCCAGCTGGAACTGGCCCAACTCATTGGCACAGGTGTGAAAGCACGCTACATCTCAGGGACGGTCAGGGGTAAAGAGGGCATCGTCACCGGCACCAAGGAGCAGACGTCCGACGAGTACCTGGGCCTGG TCAGTGGCACTGTGGACCGCAAGCAGATAGCCAGCATTCAAGAGTCCATCGGGGAGACCAGCTCACAGAGCGTGGTGGTGGCCGTGGACAG aatCTTCACCGGTTCCACCCGTTTGGATGGCAATGCAGTGG TGGACTTTGTCAGATGGCTGTGCGCCGTGTCCATGGATGAGCTGGCGTCCCCGACGCACCCTCGCATGTTTAGCCTTCAGAAGATCGTGGAGATCTCCTACTACAACATGGGCCGTATTAGACTGCAGTGGTCCAGGATATGGGAGGTCATAGGAGATCATTTCAACAAG GTGGGGTGCAGTACCAATGAGGACGTGGCCATCTTCGCTGTGGATTCACTGCGGCAGCTGTCGATGAAGTTTTTAGAGAAGGGAGAATTGGCCAACTTCAGATTCCAGAAGGACTTTCTGAGGCCGTTCGAACACATCATGAAGAAGAACAG GTCGCCCACTATCCGGGACATGGTGGTGAGGTGCATCGCCCAGATGGTGAACTCCCAGGCGGGCAATATCCGCTCCGGCTGGAAGAACATCTTCTCCGTGTTCCACCTGGCTGCCTCCGATCAGGACGAGAGCATAGTGGAGCTGGCCTTCCAGACCACCGGCCACATCGTCA CGAATGTCTTTGAGAAGCACTTCCCAGCCACCATAGACTCTTTCCAGGATGCAGTGAAGTGTCTGTCGGAATTTGCGTGCAACGCCTCCTTCCCTGACACCAGCATGGAGGCCATCCGGCTGATCCGGCACTGCGCCAAATACGTGTCCGAGCGGCCGCAG GCCTTCAAAGACTATACCAGTGATGACATGAACGTGGCTCCAGAGGACCGTGTATGGGTGCGGGGCTGGTTTCCCATCCTGTTTGAGCTCTCCTGCATCATCAACAGGTGCAAGCTGGATGTACGGACCAG GGGCCTGACGGTGATGTTTGAGGTCATGAAGACCTACGGTCACACCTTCGAGAAGCACTGGTGGCAGGACCTCTTCCGGATTGTCTTCAGGATCTTTGACAACATGAAGCTGCCAGAGCAGCAGACTGAG AAAGCTGAATGGATGACCACCACCTGTAACCACGCCCTCTACGCAATATGTGATGTCTTCACTCAGTACTTTGAGTCACTCAATGATGTCCTCCTGGACGACATCCTTTCTCAGCTGTACTGGTGTGTGCAGCAAG ATAATGAGCAGCTGGCACGATCAGGCACCAACTGCCTAGAGAACGTGGTCATTCTAAACGGGGAGAAGTTCTCACCTGAGACCTGGGACAAAACCTGTAACTGCATGCTGGATATCTTCAAGACCACCATTCCAAGCAC ACTGCTCACCTggagaccagcagggggcgacggTGAAGCAGTCTTACAGCTGGAAGGGAACGAGAAGCAGCTG GATTCCATATCCCAGAAGTCCCTGGACATCCAGGCTCGTGCTGAGGACCAACAGTCCATTGGTAGCATGGAGAAGATGTCCTTGGACACCCGGCGGCAAAGTCAATTCAGTGTGGGCTCAGGCCCTTATGAAGACGGCCCCAGAGCCAGGACCCCGACAA AGTTCCAGGAGCAGAAGCTGTTCTCCTCGCTCCTCATCAAGTGCGTGGTGCAGCTTGAGCTCATCCAGACCATCGACAACATCATCTTCTTCCCTGCCACCAGCAAGAAGGAGGATGCGGAGAACTTTGCAGCGGCCCAG AGAGATTCGCTGGACACTGACGTTCACGTGGACACGCAGGACCAGGGTGTGTACCGCTATCTGACCTCAGATCAGCTCTTTAAGCTGTTGGACTGCCTGCTGGAGTCTCACCGCTTCGCCAAGGCCTTCAACTCCAGCCACGAGCAGCGGACGGCTCTGTGGAAGGCGG GCTTCAAGGGGAAGTCGAAGCCCAACCTGCTGAAGCAGGAGACCAGCAGCCTGGCCTGCAGCCTGCGCATCTTGTTCCGCATGTATACAGACGAGAGCCGGAGGCCCGCTTGGGAGGAGGTGCAAAGGAGGCTGCTGAA CGTGTGCAGTGAGGCTATTGGCTACTTCCTGAGCCTGACGTCGGAGAGCCACCGCGAGGCCTGGACCAACCTGCTACTCCTCTTCCTCACCAAGGTGCTGAAGATCAGCGATGACAGG TTCCGGGCCCACGCCTCCAGGTACTACCCGCTGCTCTGCGAGATCATGCAGTTTGACCTGATCCCGGAGCTGCGGGCTGCGCTGCGCAAGTTCTACTTGCGGATCGGCATCGTCTTCAACATCTCGCAGCCGTCCACGCAGGAGCCGGCGGTGGGCAGCCTGTGA
- the arfgef1 gene encoding brefeldin A-inhibited guanine nucleotide-exchange protein 1 isoform X1, producing MYEGKKTKNMFLTRALEKILADKEVKKAHHSQLRKACEVALEEIKEETEKLSPPPGDSKAGSSTLPPVKSKANFIEADKYFLPFELACQSKCPRIVSTSLDCLQKLIAYGHLTGSTPDSTAPGKKLIDRIIETICGCFQGPQTDEGVQLQIIKALLTAVTSQQIEIHEGTVLQAVRTCYNIYLASKNLINQTTAKATLTQMLNVIFARMENQALTNHKISWSLASRKRERQLQEAKHLEKERHRQQHLQQSPIGHKEQPGLGPADKADEVPAHEDAENGAEFCGEENEQTEADQATAAAESLSKRDADGVDEDEAASYEEKAQEIVQSILQEVVSTVTADSRENADGTESVEGTPNSLEEETGLGSDGDIVHANGIPGTPISASFTPSLADDRLSVSSTDTQESGAASGPSPGAKFSHILQKDAFLVFRSLCKLSMKPLSDGPPDPKSHELRSKVLSLQLLLSILQNAGPIFKTNEMFINAIKQYLCVALSKNGVSSVPEVFELSLSIFLTLLSNFKTHLKMQIEVFFKEIFLYILETSTSSFDHKWMVIQTLTRICADAQSVVDIYVNYDCDLNAANIFERLVNDLSKIAQGRAGHELGMTPVQELSLRKKGLECLVSILKCMVEWSKDQYVNPNSQTSLGQERPSEQDSTETKPSETMHRYGSINSLDSTASSGIGSYSTQMSGTDNPEQFEVLKQQKEIIEQGIDLFNKKPKRGIQYLQEQGMLGSTSEDIAQFLHQEERLDSTQVGEFLGDNDRFNKEVMYAYVDQMDFQGKDFVSALRMFLEGFRLPGEAQKIDRLMEKFAARYLECNQGQTLFASADTAYVLAYSIIMLTTDLHSPQVKNKMTKEQYIKMNRGINDSKDLPEEYLSAIYDEIAGKKISMKETKELTIKSNKQSVASEKQRRLLYNLEMEQMAKTAKALMEAVSHVQAPFTCATHLEHVRPMFKLAWTPFLAAFSVGLQDCDDNEVASLCLEGIRCAIRIACIFAIQLERDAYVQALARFTLLTASSGITEMKQKNIDTIKTLITVAQTDGNYLGNSWHEILKCISQLELAQLIGTGVKARYISGTVRGKEGIVTGTKEQTSDEYLGLVSGTVDRKQIASIQESIGETSSQSVVVAVDRIFTGSTRLDGNAVVDFVRWLCAVSMDELASPTHPRMFSLQKIVEISYYNMGRIRLQWSRIWEVIGDHFNKVGCSTNEDVAIFAVDSLRQLSMKFLEKGELANFRFQKDFLRPFEHIMKKNRSPTIRDMVVRCIAQMVNSQAGNIRSGWKNIFSVFHLAASDQDESIVELAFQTTGHIVTNVFEKHFPATIDSFQDAVKCLSEFACNASFPDTSMEAIRLIRHCAKYVSERPQAFKDYTSDDMNVAPEDRVWVRGWFPILFELSCIINRCKLDVRTRGLTVMFEVMKTYGHTFEKHWWQDLFRIVFRIFDNMKLPEQQTEKAEWMTTTCNHALYAICDVFTQYFESLNDVLLDDILSQLYWCVQQDNEQLARSGTNCLENVVILNGEKFSPETWDKTCNCMLDIFKTTIPSTLLTWRPAGGDGEAVLQLEGNEKQLDSISQKSLDIQARAEDQQSIGSMEKMSLDTRRQSQFSVGSGPYEDGPRARTPTKFQEQKLFSSLLIKCVVQLELIQTIDNIIFFPATSKKEDAENFAAAQRDSLDTDVHVDTQDQGVYRYLTSDQLFKLLDCLLESHRFAKAFNSSHEQRTALWKAGFKGKSKPNLLKQETSSLACSLRILFRMYTDESRRPAWEEVQRRLLNVCSEAIGYFLSLTSESHREAWTNLLLLFLTKVLKISDDRFRAHASRYYPLLCEIMQFDLIPELRAALRKFYLRIGIVFNISQPSTQEPAVGSL from the exons ATGTATGAAGGGAAAAAgaccaaaaacatgtttttaactCGAGCTCTGGAGAAGATCTTGGCCGACAAGGAGGTGAAGAAGGCGCATCACTCCCAGCTGCGCAAAGCCTGCGAGGTGGCACTGG aggAAATCAAAGAAGAGACAGAGAAGCTAAG CCCGCCCCCAGGGGACAGCAAAGCCGGCTCCAGCACCTTGCCTCCTGTCAAATCCAAGGCCAACTTCATTGAAGCGGATAAGTACTTCCTGCCGTTTGAGTTGGCGTGCCAGTCGAAATGCCCACGCATCGTCAGCACCTCCCTGGACTGTCTACAG AAACTCATCGCCTACGGACACCTGACGGGCAGCACGCCGGACAGCACCGCGCCCGGGAAGAAGCTCATCGACCGCATCATCGAGACCATCTGTGGCTGCTTCCAGGGCCCCCAGACCGACGAGGGCGTCCAGCTGCAGATCATCAAG GCCCTGCTCACCGCCGTGACCTCACAGCAGATCGAGATCCACGAGGGCACGGTTCTGCAGGCGGTGCGGACGTGCTACAACATCTACCTGGCTAGCAAGAACCTCATCAACCAGACAACAGCCAAAGCGACCCTCACGCAGATGCTGAACGTCATCTTCGCCCGCATGGAGAACCAGGCG CTTACAAATCACAAGATAAGTTGGTCTTTGGCCTCCAGAAAGCGAGAACGGCAG CTCCAGGAGGCCAAGCACCTGGAGAAGGAGCGCCACCGGCAGCAGCACCTGCAGCAGTCTCCCATCGGCCATAAGGAGCAGCCCGGCCTCGGGCCTGCCGACAAGGCAGACGAGGTCCCCGCTCACGAGGACGCCGAGAATGGGGCTGAGTTTTGTGGCGAGGAGAATGAGCAGACTGAGGCCGACCAAGCCACCGCTGCTGCAGAGA GCCTGTCAAAGCGAGACGCAGATGGCGTAGATGAAGACGAGGCGGCCAGCTATGAGGAGAAAGCCCAGGAGATCGTGCAGAGCATCCTGCAGGAGGTCGTCAGCACCGTCACCGCAG ACTCCAGGGAGAATGCAGACGGCACGGAGAGCGTGGAGGGGACGCCCAACTCCCTGGAGGAGGAGACGGGGCTGGGGAGCGACGGCGATATCGTCCACGCCAACGGCATCCCCGGCACGCCTATCTCAGCCAGCTTCACGCCATCCCTGGCTGACGACAGGCTGTCTGTCTCCTCCACTGACACTCAG GAATCTGGCGCTGCCAGCGGCCCCTCCCCTGGTGCTAAGTTCTCCCACATCCTGCAGAAGGACGCCTTCCTGGTTTTCCGGTCTCTCTGCAAGCTGTCCATGAAACCTCTCTCAGATGGTCCGCCTGATCCAAA GTCTCACGAGCTCCGCTCGAAGGTCCTGTCCCTTCAGCTGCTCCTGTCCATCCTGCAGAATGCAGGCCCCATCTTCAAGACCAATGAGATGTTCATCAACGCCATCAAGCAGTACCTGTGCGTGGCGTTGTCCAAGAACGGCGTCTCTTCCGTCCCGGAGGTCTTTGAGCTCTCGCTCTCCATCTTCCTTACGCTGCTGTCCAACttcaagacccacctgaagaTGCAGATTGAG GTGTTTTTCAAGGAGATTTTTCTCTACATTCTGGAGACCTCTACTAGCTCCTTCGACCACAAGTGGATGGTCATTCAGACCCTGACCAGAATATGTGCTG ACGCCCAGAGCGTGGTCGACATTTATGTGAACTACGACTGTGACTTGAATGCTGCTAACATATTTGAAAGGCTGGTGAACGACCTCTCGAAGATTGCGCAGGGCAGGGCCGGACACGAGCTGGGGATGACCCCCGTCCAG GAGCTCAGTCTGCGGAAGAAGGGCCTGGAGTGCCTGGTGTCCATCCTCAAGTGCATGGTGGAGTGGAGTAAGGACCAGTACGTCAACCCCAACTCCCAGACCAGCCTCG GCCAGGAGAGGCCATCGGAGCAGGACAGCACAGAGACTAAGCCCTCGGAGACCATGCACCGCTACGGGAGCATCAACTCCCTAGACTCGACGGCCTCCTCGGGGATTGGCAGCTACAGCACGCAGATGTCTGGCACGGACAACCCCGAGCAGTTCGAGGTCCTCAAGCAGCAGAAGGAGATCATTGAGCAGGGCATTGACCT GTTCAACAAGAAACCAAAGAGGGGCATTCAGTACCTGCAGgagcagggcatgctgggaagcaCTTCAGAGGACATCGCCCAGTTTCTGCATCAGGAGGAACGGCTGGATTCT ACTCAGGTAGGCGAGTTCCTAGGGGACAACGACCGCTTTAACAAAGAGGTGATGTACGCGTACGTCGACCAAATGGACTTCCAAGGCAAGGATTTCGTCTCGGCCCTGCGCATGTTCCTGGAGGGCTTTCGCCTCCCTGGGGAAGCACAGAAGATCGACCGTCTCATGGAGAAATTTGCTGCTAGATATTTGGAGTGCAACCAGGG GCAAACTCTGTTCGCCAGCGCGGACACGGCCTACGTCCTGGCATACTCCATCATCATGTTGACGACAGATCTTCACAGTCCACAG GTGAAAAATAAGATGACTAAAGAGCAGTACATCAAGATGAACAGGGGCATCAACGACAGCAAGGATTTACCTGAGGAATACCTCTCTGCCATTTACGATGAAATCGCTGGCAAGAAGATTTCCATGAAGGAGACGAAGGAGTTAACTATTAAATCTAATAAGCAGA GCGTGGCTAGTGAAAAGCAGAGGCGGCTCCTCTACAATCTGGAGATGGAGCAGATGGCCAAGACGGCCAAGGCCCTGATGGAGGCTGTGAGCCATGTGCAGGCACCCTTCACCTGCGCCACCCACTTGGAGCATGTCAGGCCAATGTTTAAG CTGGCATGGACGCCGTTCCTGGCTGCATTTAGCGTGGGGCTGCAGGACTGTGACGACAACGAGGTGGCGTCCCTGTGCCTGGAGGGAATCCGCTGTGCTATCCGGATAGCCTGCATCTTTGCCATCCAA CTGGAGCGTGATGCCTATGTCCAGGCCCTGGCACGGTTCACCCTGCTGACAGCCAGCTCGGGCATCACCGAGATGAAGCAGAAGAACATCGACACCATCAAGACCCTTATCACCGTGGCACAGACGGATGGCAACTACTTGGGCAACTCCTGGCATGAG ATCCTCAAGTGCATCAGCCAGCTGGAACTGGCCCAACTCATTGGCACAGGTGTGAAAGCACGCTACATCTCAGGGACGGTCAGGGGTAAAGAGGGCATCGTCACCGGCACCAAGGAGCAGACGTCCGACGAGTACCTGGGCCTGG TCAGTGGCACTGTGGACCGCAAGCAGATAGCCAGCATTCAAGAGTCCATCGGGGAGACCAGCTCACAGAGCGTGGTGGTGGCCGTGGACAG aatCTTCACCGGTTCCACCCGTTTGGATGGCAATGCAGTGG TGGACTTTGTCAGATGGCTGTGCGCCGTGTCCATGGATGAGCTGGCGTCCCCGACGCACCCTCGCATGTTTAGCCTTCAGAAGATCGTGGAGATCTCCTACTACAACATGGGCCGTATTAGACTGCAGTGGTCCAGGATATGGGAGGTCATAGGAGATCATTTCAACAAG GTGGGGTGCAGTACCAATGAGGACGTGGCCATCTTCGCTGTGGATTCACTGCGGCAGCTGTCGATGAAGTTTTTAGAGAAGGGAGAATTGGCCAACTTCAGATTCCAGAAGGACTTTCTGAGGCCGTTCGAACACATCATGAAGAAGAACAG GTCGCCCACTATCCGGGACATGGTGGTGAGGTGCATCGCCCAGATGGTGAACTCCCAGGCGGGCAATATCCGCTCCGGCTGGAAGAACATCTTCTCCGTGTTCCACCTGGCTGCCTCCGATCAGGACGAGAGCATAGTGGAGCTGGCCTTCCAGACCACCGGCCACATCGTCA CGAATGTCTTTGAGAAGCACTTCCCAGCCACCATAGACTCTTTCCAGGATGCAGTGAAGTGTCTGTCGGAATTTGCGTGCAACGCCTCCTTCCCTGACACCAGCATGGAGGCCATCCGGCTGATCCGGCACTGCGCCAAATACGTGTCCGAGCGGCCGCAG GCCTTCAAAGACTATACCAGTGATGACATGAACGTGGCTCCAGAGGACCGTGTATGGGTGCGGGGCTGGTTTCCCATCCTGTTTGAGCTCTCCTGCATCATCAACAGGTGCAAGCTGGATGTACGGACCAG GGGCCTGACGGTGATGTTTGAGGTCATGAAGACCTACGGTCACACCTTCGAGAAGCACTGGTGGCAGGACCTCTTCCGGATTGTCTTCAGGATCTTTGACAACATGAAGCTGCCAGAGCAGCAGACTGAG AAAGCTGAATGGATGACCACCACCTGTAACCACGCCCTCTACGCAATATGTGATGTCTTCACTCAGTACTTTGAGTCACTCAATGATGTCCTCCTGGACGACATCCTTTCTCAGCTGTACTGGTGTGTGCAGCAAG ATAATGAGCAGCTGGCACGATCAGGCACCAACTGCCTAGAGAACGTGGTCATTCTAAACGGGGAGAAGTTCTCACCTGAGACCTGGGACAAAACCTGTAACTGCATGCTGGATATCTTCAAGACCACCATTCCAAGCAC ACTGCTCACCTggagaccagcagggggcgacggTGAAGCAGTCTTACAGCTGGAAGGGAACGAGAAGCAGCTG GATTCCATATCCCAGAAGTCCCTGGACATCCAGGCTCGTGCTGAGGACCAACAGTCCATTGGTAGCATGGAGAAGATGTCCTTGGACACCCGGCGGCAAAGTCAATTCAGTGTGGGCTCAGGCCCTTATGAAGACGGCCCCAGAGCCAGGACCCCGACAA AGTTCCAGGAGCAGAAGCTGTTCTCCTCGCTCCTCATCAAGTGCGTGGTGCAGCTTGAGCTCATCCAGACCATCGACAACATCATCTTCTTCCCTGCCACCAGCAAGAAGGAGGATGCGGAGAACTTTGCAGCGGCCCAG AGAGATTCGCTGGACACTGACGTTCACGTGGACACGCAGGACCAGGGTGTGTACCGCTATCTGACCTCAGATCAGCTCTTTAAGCTGTTGGACTGCCTGCTGGAGTCTCACCGCTTCGCCAAGGCCTTCAACTCCAGCCACGAGCAGCGGACGGCTCTGTGGAAGGCGG GCTTCAAGGGGAAGTCGAAGCCCAACCTGCTGAAGCAGGAGACCAGCAGCCTGGCCTGCAGCCTGCGCATCTTGTTCCGCATGTATACAGACGAGAGCCGGAGGCCCGCTTGGGAGGAGGTGCAAAGGAGGCTGCTGAA CGTGTGCAGTGAGGCTATTGGCTACTTCCTGAGCCTGACGTCGGAGAGCCACCGCGAGGCCTGGACCAACCTGCTACTCCTCTTCCTCACCAAGGTGCTGAAGATCAGCGATGACAGG TTCCGGGCCCACGCCTCCAGGTACTACCCGCTGCTCTGCGAGATCATGCAGTTTGACCTGATCCCGGAGCTGCGGGCTGCGCTGCGCAAGTTCTACTTGCGGATCGGCATCGTCTTCAACATCTCGCAGCCGTCCACGCAGGAGCCGGCGGTGGGCAGCCTGTGA